One window of the Gambusia affinis linkage group LG01, SWU_Gaff_1.0, whole genome shotgun sequence genome contains the following:
- the ccdc22 gene encoding coiled-coil domain-containing protein 22 — MEEVDKILIHTLRQVGTEVGEDVGRVNQFTSELIVEAVVRCIRVIDPALGEGLPTSLPPGMSARFRVGMSLAQACQDVGYKGEIGYQTFLYSNEPEIRSLLMYLVEKMPRESSEASDQPTGKSAVLHRAIAAAISGQLAVSWVPPNCRLPLHCETQNKAASHSFHVRPLSSPHCTNGQKYLKEVKDYQRDFLLPVTAQLPSQTSMVSSILEQHTLDLSSAQEWDTEWKSQGLLSRLTPQEYRSRKLTRLRKRIEEQLRSAAAPSPESVFSVPRSTSELSDLLHTFRGSAPSDLILTKGSHFTHTQKFTFTQEAAAVPSPVHTGRQSEGDAQLRQQEELAALQQQFQQLCSDVDLMVADMKHMSVTNAQVFDELKQREMENTKNEEKMQVKKKTIDLLPDAGSNLQKLQSQVEASANRVVNLASQWEKHRAPLIEEHRRLKEICSTKDLESSTKLSEIKSLHEKIRAATAEAKKKEESYKQLVTELESLPQDASRSAYTQRILEIVGNIKKQKEEITKILSDTKELQKEINSLTGKLDRTFAVTDELVFKDAKKDESVRKSYKYLAALHENCNQLIQTIEDTGTILREIRDLEEQIETENCNKTVTNLERIMDDYKAIRQENSALAAKVREG, encoded by the exons ATGGAGGAAGTTGATAAAATCCTGATTCACACTCTCAGACAAGTCGGAAC GGAGGTGGGTGAGGACGTCGGCAGGGTGAACCAATTCACCAGTGAGTTGATCGTGGAGGCGGTGGTCAGATGCATCCGGGTGATCGATCCGGCCCTGGGGGAAGGGCTACCCACCTCCCTGCCTCCGGGCATGTCCGCCCGCTTCCGGGTGGGCATGAGCCTGGCCCAGGCTTGCCAG GACGTTGGCTATAAAGGAGAGATTGGCTACCAGACTTTTCTATACAGTAACGAGCCAGAGATTCGCTCGCTACTCATGTACCTGGTGGAGAAAATGCCCAGGGAGAGCTCTGAGGCCTCGGACCAGCccacag GTAAATCGGCTGTCCTCCATAGAGCCATCGCTGCTGCAATCAGCGGCCAGCTGGCTGTTTCCTGGGTGCCTCCAAACTGCAGGTTGCCATTACACTGTGAAACTCAG AATAAAGCAGCATCACACAGCTTCCACGTCCGTCCACTCAGCTCCCCACACTGCACTAACGGCCAGAAGTATCTCAAAG AGGTGAAGGACTACCAGAGAGACTTCCTCCTTCCTGTCACCGCTCAGCTTCCCAGTCAGACCTCTATGGTGTCGTCCATCTTGGAGCAACACACGTTGGACTTGAGCAGTGCTCAGGAGTGGGATACCGAGTGGAAGAGTCAGGGCCTGCTGTCCCGCCTCACACCACAG GAGTACCGCTCCAGGAAACTGACCCGTCTGCGTAAACGCATTGAAGAGCAGCTGCGCTCTGCTGCCGCACCGTCTCCCGAAAGTGTCTTCAGCGTTCCCCGCTCCACCTCTGAGCTGTCTGACCTCTTGCACACCTTCAGAGGCTCCGCCCCTTCTGACCTCATCCTTACCAAGGGCAGCcatttcacacacactcagaagTTTACCTTCACACAG GAGGCTGCGGCTGTACCGAGCCCAGTCCACACGGGGCGGCAGTCGGAGGGTGATGCTCAGCTCCGCCAGCAGGAGGAGCTAGCTgccctgcagcagcagtttcagcagctctgcagtGACGTCGACCTGATGGTGGCAGACATGAAGCACATGAGTGTCACTAATGCTCAG GTATTTGACGAACTGAAGCAGAGGGAGATGGAAAATACTAAAAACGAGGAGAAGATGCAGGTAAAGAAGAAAACCATTGATCTGTTGCCAGACGCAGGCAGCAACCTGCAGAAGCTTCAG TCCCAGGTGGAGGCCAGCGCCAACCGGGTGGTAAATCTGGCGTCTCAGTGGGAAAAACATCGCGCTCCGCTCATTGAAGAACATCGCAGACTGAAAGAAATCTGCAGCACCAAGGAT CTGGAGTCTTCCACAAAGCTTTCAGAGATCAAGTCTCTGCATGAAAAAATCCGTGCGGCCACAGCGGAGgcgaagaagaaagaagagtcGTACAAGCAGCTG GTGACTGAGTTGGAAAGCCTTCCCCAGGACGCGTCTCGGTCAGCGTACACTCAGAGAATCCTAGAGATTGTTGGCAACATCaaaaaacagaaggaggaaATTACTAAG ATCCTGTCAGACACCaaggagctgcagaaggagATCAACAGCCTCACTGGGAAACTGGACCGGACGTTTGCTGTGACCGACGAGCTGGTCTTTAAG GATGCCAAGAAAGACGAGTCTGTCCGCAAATCCTACAAGTACCTGGCCGCCTTACATGAG AACTGTAACCAGCTGATCCAAACCATTGAGGACACGGGAACAATCCTGAGAGAGATTCGAGATCTGGAGGAACAA ATTGAGACAGAAAACTGTAACAAAACCGTGACCAACCTGGAGAGGATCATGGACGACTACAAAGCGATCCGACAGGAGAACTCTGCACTGGCCGCCAAAGTCAGAGAGGGCTGA